In Paracholeplasma morum, the genomic stretch GTTAAAGGTGGAGCTAAAGTAATCGTTACTCCAGGGTTCTTATTTGAAGTTCCAATTTTTGAAGCTCAAACTAAATATCCAGATGTTAAATTTATTCTTCTAGATGGCGCTCCTCATACAGCGGACTATAAAACATTCCGTACTGATGCAAACGTTGCAAGCGTAATGTATGCGGAAGAACAATCAGGTTACCTAGCTGGTTATGCTGCAGTTAAAGACGGCATGACAAAATTAGGTTTCATGGGTGGTATGGCAGTTCCAGCGGTTCAAGCTTTCGGATATGGTTTCTTACAAGGTGCAGAAGATGCAGCTAAAGAACTTAGTGCTACAGTTGAAGTTAAATACCATTACACTGGTAACTTTGATGAAACCGACACTAACAAAGCAACTGCTAAAGCTATGTATCAAGGTATGACTGAAGTAATTTTCGCGTGTGGTGGATCAGTTGGTAAGTCAGTAATGGCTGCAGCAGCTGAAACTAACAAGAAAGTTATCGGTGTTGACGTTGACCAAAGATATGACAGCGCAACTGTTATCACATCAGCTACTAAAGGCTTAGCATCTTCAGTTGTTCAAGTATTAGAAGCAATCTATAATGACACATGGGCAACATATTCTGGCAAAACTACTTATTTCAATGCCGCTAACGGTGGTGTAGGTCTACCTACTATCGTTATTGGTGATGCAAATGGTAATGCATTTGACAGATTCACATCTTTCAACAAAGCACAATACGACGTTGTATTTGCTAAATTAGTTGCTGGCACAATCACTCCAATTCGTACAATTGAAGTTGCTGCTGAAACTGGTTATGCTACAGCTGACGAATTAGAAGAAGGACTTAATCTAAATAACGTTACTGTTATTGTTCAGTAATTAAAGTAAAAATAAACTAAATCAATTTTAAGAGAGATGATAATCAATCTCTCTTAATTTTTAATTTTATGTTGTATAATATATACAAATAGGCGGTGAATAAAGATGAATAACTATATTATTGAAATGCTTAATATCACCAAGGAGTTTCCTGGAATCATTGCGAATGATGATGTAACACTCCAATTAAAAAAAGGTGAGATTCATGCATTATTAGGGGAAAATGGCGCCGGTAAATCTACTTTGATGAGTGTTTTATTTGGTCTTTATCATCCTGAAAAAGGCGAGATTAAAAAAAATGGTGAATTAATCTCCATTAAAAACCCAACAGACGCCAATAACTATGGTATTGGGATGGTTCATCAACACTTCAAACTTGTAGAAGTGTTTAGTGTACTTGAAAACATTGTATTAGGGGTTGAACCTACAACTAAAGGTTTTCTTGATATGAAAGAAGCTCGAAAGAAAATCGTAGACTTAAGTCAAAAATATGGATTACTCGTTGATCCGGATGCAAAAATCGAAGACATCACAGTAGGTATGCAACAAAAAGTTGAAATCCTAAAAATGCTATACCGTGATAATGAAATCTTGATTTTTGACGAACCAACTGCGGTACTTACGCCTCAAGAAATTGAAGACTTGATGAAAATCATGAAGCAATTTGCAAAAGAGGGAAAGTCAATTCTATTTATTACTCATAAATTAAACGAAATCATGGAAGTAGCTGACCGTTGTACAGTTTTACAAAAAGGTAAATACAAAGGTACAGTAGAAATTTCCAAAACAAATAAACTAGAACTTTCCAAAATGATGGTCGGTAGAGACGTCAATTTGAGTGTATCTAAAAAACCTGCAGCACCAAAAGAAGTGATTTTAGATGTGAATAACATTTCAGTAGCATCTAAGCACAGTACAAAACACAGTGTATCTAATGTTTCTTTCGATGTAAAAGCTGGCGAAATTGTGTGTATTGCTGGTATTGAAGGCAATGGCCAAACTGAATTAGTTTATGCTTTAACAGGCTTAGAAAAAACACTTAGTGGTTCTATTATGCTTTCTAACAAAGACATAACCAAACAATCCATCCGTAATCGTTCAAAATCTGGTATGAGTCACATTCCGGAGGATAGACACAAACACGGATTAGTACTAGATTACACTTTAGAGAAAAACTTAATCTTACAGACATATTGGCAAAAAGAGTTTCAAAATAAAGGTTTTATGAGAAGAAAACCAATCAGAGAATATGCTGAAAGATTAATTAAGCAATATGACGTAAGAAGTAGCTTAGGAGCTGACACCATTACCCGTCAAATGTCTGGTGGTAATCAACAAAAAGCGATTATTGCTAGAGAAGTTGAAAAAGATTGTGAATTATTAATCGCTGTCCAACCTACTCGTGGATTGGATGTTGGTGCAATCGAATTCATCCATAAGCAAATCGTAAATGCAAGAGACGAAGGTAAGGCTGTATTATTGGTTTCCTTAGAACTTGAAGAAGTCATGAACTTAAGCGATCGTATCCTTGTTATGTATGAAGGAGAGATCGTTGGTGAGTTAAATCCTAAGCAAACTACATTTGAAGAGTTAGGATTATACATGTCAGGTGCCAAAAGAAATGTAGGTGTATCTCATGGACATTAAGAAAATCAAATTCGAACCGAAAAAATGGTT encodes the following:
- a CDS encoding BMP family lipoprotein: MKKVIVALFVAVLAVSLAACEKKTYEIALITDKGNIDDKSFNQGSWEGVVEFAEENKISHKYYKPEEASDAGYLASIDLAVKGGAKVIVTPGFLFEVPIFEAQTKYPDVKFILLDGAPHTADYKTFRTDANVASVMYAEEQSGYLAGYAAVKDGMTKLGFMGGMAVPAVQAFGYGFLQGAEDAAKELSATVEVKYHYTGNFDETDTNKATAKAMYQGMTEVIFACGGSVGKSVMAAAAETNKKVIGVDVDQRYDSATVITSATKGLASSVVQVLEAIYNDTWATYSGKTTYFNAANGGVGLPTIVIGDANGNAFDRFTSFNKAQYDVVFAKLVAGTITPIRTIEVAAETGYATADELEEGLNLNNVTVIVQ
- a CDS encoding ABC transporter ATP-binding protein, with protein sequence MNNYIIEMLNITKEFPGIIANDDVTLQLKKGEIHALLGENGAGKSTLMSVLFGLYHPEKGEIKKNGELISIKNPTDANNYGIGMVHQHFKLVEVFSVLENIVLGVEPTTKGFLDMKEARKKIVDLSQKYGLLVDPDAKIEDITVGMQQKVEILKMLYRDNEILIFDEPTAVLTPQEIEDLMKIMKQFAKEGKSILFITHKLNEIMEVADRCTVLQKGKYKGTVEISKTNKLELSKMMVGRDVNLSVSKKPAAPKEVILDVNNISVASKHSTKHSVSNVSFDVKAGEIVCIAGIEGNGQTELVYALTGLEKTLSGSIMLSNKDITKQSIRNRSKSGMSHIPEDRHKHGLVLDYTLEKNLILQTYWQKEFQNKGFMRRKPIREYAERLIKQYDVRSSLGADTITRQMSGGNQQKAIIAREVEKDCELLIAVQPTRGLDVGAIEFIHKQIVNARDEGKAVLLVSLELEEVMNLSDRILVMYEGEIVGELNPKQTTFEELGLYMSGAKRNVGVSHGH